A single window of Anaerocolumna chitinilytica DNA harbors:
- a CDS encoding response regulator transcription factor: protein MRILIVEDEPKTKEGLIKIISKFTEYEICGVASNGVEGLERMKELKPDLIITDIQMPEMDGLAMLRQVEQEEIPYYALILTGFSSFDYVRTALQLGVVDYILKPVDMESFISVLRETEAKILKEKSEKIDLGHLIWSLITCKTEMKEQLIRNLSMQLHVSDRMEITAFLVKPDSIDQETADEMVHCIRKRMNDLCIMNFQVIHLSFSYGILVLIIDTEKNKHINRMFATCILPNLQAIGSCHCSYSSMVGLTGLKDAITELNDLLSYAFVYDNDVILEKQMVEKLKFAQICYPLDLDNRIRKEIMNGDYEKAFKVSSRFKELIIDSKGRPELVKEYTARFSSSIYNAAKEYNAKAEPLLIFHYFINNIIESKTKAELISNYEKIVNTLLAVNYEESDTDNLTILKVINYIRDNYSKDITLSDAANLVGVTPEYLSKLFYQQINVNFVVFLRNFRISVAKRMILSGKYRIQDIADQVGFKDPKYFNKVFKTVCGISPSEYKKVI, encoded by the coding sequence ATGCGTATTCTAATTGTGGAAGATGAACCAAAAACCAAAGAAGGATTAATCAAGATAATCAGTAAATTTACAGAGTACGAAATATGCGGGGTAGCTTCCAATGGGGTGGAAGGCTTAGAGCGAATGAAAGAGTTAAAACCGGATTTAATTATAACTGATATACAAATGCCTGAAATGGATGGGTTGGCTATGCTTCGCCAGGTGGAACAGGAGGAAATTCCATATTATGCATTAATTCTGACCGGATTTTCATCATTTGACTATGTCAGAACAGCATTACAGCTTGGGGTTGTAGATTACATCTTAAAGCCCGTTGATATGGAAAGTTTTATATCTGTATTAAGGGAAACGGAGGCAAAAATTTTAAAAGAAAAGTCTGAGAAGATTGATCTGGGACATTTAATATGGAGTCTGATAACATGCAAGACAGAAATGAAAGAGCAGTTAATTCGCAATCTGTCCATGCAACTGCATGTAAGCGATAGAATGGAAATCACAGCATTTTTGGTTAAACCGGATAGTATAGACCAGGAAACTGCAGATGAAATGGTCCATTGTATCAGAAAAAGGATGAATGATTTGTGTATTATGAATTTTCAGGTTATACATCTATCCTTTTCCTATGGTATCCTGGTGCTGATTATTGATACGGAGAAAAATAAACATATAAACAGAATGTTTGCTACCTGCATTCTTCCGAACTTACAAGCAATAGGCAGTTGTCATTGCAGCTATTCCTCAATGGTAGGTCTGACAGGACTAAAGGATGCCATTACAGAGCTTAATGACCTTTTATCCTATGCTTTTGTTTATGACAATGACGTTATATTGGAGAAGCAAATGGTGGAGAAACTTAAATTTGCCCAGATTTGTTATCCCTTGGATTTGGATAACCGTATCCGGAAAGAAATCATGAACGGAGATTATGAAAAGGCTTTTAAGGTAAGCAGCAGATTTAAAGAGCTGATTATTGATAGCAAGGGCAGACCTGAATTAGTAAAGGAGTATACAGCCAGGTTTTCCTCCAGTATTTATAATGCGGCGAAGGAATACAATGCGAAAGCTGAGCCTTTACTGATATTTCACTATTTTATTAATAATATCATTGAAAGCAAGACGAAGGCAGAATTGATATCAAATTATGAAAAGATTGTGAATACTCTGTTGGCGGTGAATTACGAAGAGAGCGATACGGATAATTTGACCATCTTAAAGGTAATAAATTATATCAGAGACAATTACAGCAAAGATATCACCTTATCAGATGCCGCTAATCTGGTAGGGGTTACACCTGAGTACTTAAGCAAATTGTTTTATCAGCAAATCAATGTTAATTTTGTTGTATTTTTACGGAATTTTAGAATTAGTGTTGCAAAGCGTATGATACTCTCCGGAAAATATCGTATACAAGATATCGCCGATCAGGTTGGATTTAAAGACCCCAAATATTTTAATAAGGTATTTAAAACAGTCTGCGGTATTTCGCCTTCCGAGTATAAGAAGGTGATATAG
- a CDS encoding ABC transporter substrate-binding protein, which produces MKMFRVNVLLSLGVLIILFLLISDYSRNSLKQTETVSQANERKVLRILSPYDTTASCKMLQDIATQYSYIENNPKVEIDFISKNDFKKEICMNLDQNRLADLIICDNSVMPALINLNVLRDLSDYIEETSKGPHYFLGQWNNTRSDGKYYGIPFTCDPYVLIWNKDLFAKSDVAVPRTWEDLKTAARKVQKVGIYGLGIGARQPEEITALFMQLLYSTGGSIREINGDGGMKVFELLNFLKTNKLLPVQCINWNQPDLTDKFMDGEVAMMINNLSALSVIKNSNVDFQVGVDAVPFDKKENYMFHGKNIGISITADYAESIKFLDYVTDKNIVSKIAEATETIPVQMDVNYNYKNDGFVLDKEFIQKQKEHGIAKSSLNSWFDISTAISDGIYQIISQTDPSLREIADQMQDKVRIAIIEN; this is translated from the coding sequence ATGAAGATGTTTCGCGTAAATGTATTGCTGTCATTAGGAGTACTGATTATCTTATTTCTTTTAATCAGCGATTATTCCCGGAATAGTCTAAAACAGACGGAAACTGTAAGTCAGGCGAATGAAAGGAAAGTCCTTAGAATCTTATCTCCCTATGATACGACTGCAAGCTGCAAGATGCTTCAGGATATTGCGACCCAATACTCTTATATTGAGAATAACCCGAAAGTGGAGATAGATTTTATATCAAAAAATGATTTTAAAAAAGAAATCTGTATGAATTTGGATCAGAACCGGCTGGCAGATTTGATTATCTGTGACAATTCCGTTATGCCTGCTCTGATAAACCTGAATGTACTCAGAGATTTAAGTGATTACATCGAGGAGACATCAAAAGGGCCTCATTACTTCTTGGGACAGTGGAATAATACCAGAAGTGACGGTAAATATTACGGAATCCCCTTTACCTGTGACCCCTATGTACTAATCTGGAATAAAGACCTATTTGCTAAAAGTGATGTAGCGGTGCCAAGAACCTGGGAAGACCTAAAAACCGCTGCCAGAAAGGTCCAAAAAGTAGGTATTTACGGGCTTGGAATAGGTGCAAGACAGCCGGAAGAGATAACAGCTTTGTTTATGCAGCTGCTGTATTCCACCGGAGGCTCTATTCGGGAGATTAATGGGGATGGAGGCATGAAAGTTTTCGAATTGCTGAATTTCCTAAAGACGAATAAGCTGCTGCCGGTACAATGCATCAATTGGAATCAACCGGACCTGACCGATAAATTTATGGATGGGGAAGTTGCCATGATGATAAATAATCTAAGCGCCTTGTCTGTCATAAAGAACAGCAATGTGGATTTTCAAGTCGGAGTTGATGCGGTTCCTTTTGATAAAAAAGAAAATTATATGTTTCATGGTAAGAATATCGGCATTTCCATAACAGCAGACTATGCCGAATCAATTAAATTTCTTGACTATGTTACAGATAAAAATATTGTAAGTAAGATAGCAGAGGCAACAGAAACCATTCCGGTGCAAATGGACGTGAATTATAATTATAAAAATGACGGATTTGTTTTGGACAAGGAATTTATACAAAAACAGAAAGAGCATGGAATAGCTAAAAGTTCATTGAATTCCTGGTTTGATATTTCCACCGCGATATCGGATGGAATCTATCAAATAATCAGCCAAACTGATCCTTCTCTAAGGGAAATAGCGGATCAAATGCAGGACAAAGTAAGAATAGCGATTATCGAAAACTAA